One genomic window of Salvia miltiorrhiza cultivar Shanhuang (shh) chromosome 4, IMPLAD_Smil_shh, whole genome shotgun sequence includes the following:
- the LOC131022237 gene encoding putative RING-type E3 ubiquitin transferase C3H69, translating into MSKRVLCKFFAHGACLKGEHCEFAHDWKAPSNNICTFYQKGICTYGSRCRYEHVKVSHSPSTVLSSSEGPLPIERPVSTADVTAEHSASAGPPAWVGGSGHRDMLNDDYHIGHSNHVGTSDRGICSFAAVGECPRGEDCPHIHGDLCPICEKQCLHPFRPQEREEHLKSCEKRRKHLEALRGSQEIECSVCLEAVLSKPTSAERKFGILSECDHSFCISCIRNWRSSSPTSGINVNSAVRTCPICRRLSYFVIPSVVWYSSSEEKQDIVQSYKTRLRSIDCKHFDFGTGTCPFGTSCFYRHAFNDGRLEEVVVRHVGADDGDTVIPKDIRISDFLNLQIR; encoded by the exons ATGTCTAAACG GGTTCTGTGTAAATTCTTTGCTCATGGCGCATGCTTGAAAGGGGAGCACTGTGAATTTGCGCATGATTGGAAGGCCCCATCAAACAAT ATATGTACCTTCTATCAAAAGGGGATTTGCACATATGGTAGTCGATGCAGATATGAACATGTCAAAGTTTCTCATTCCCCATCTACAGTTCTTTCTTCATCAGAAGGTCCTCTCCCCATTGAGCGCCCAGTGTCGACCGCAGATGTTACTGCTGAACATTCAGCTTCCGCTGGACCGCCTGCATGGGTTGGGGGATCAGGGCATCGTGATATGCTAAATGATGATTATCATATCGGCCATTCTAACCACGTTGGTACATCCGATCGTGGTATATGTTCTTTTGCTGCTGTTGGTGAATGCCCACGAGGAGAAGACTGCCCTCACATTCATGGGGACCTGTGTCCAATCTGTGAGAAACAATGCTTGCATCCCTTTAGGCCTCAAGAAAGAGAAGAGCACTTGAAGTCTTGTGAGAAAAGGCGGAAACATTTAGAAGCGCTAAGAGGTAGTCAAGAAATAGAGTGTAGTGTGTGTCTGGAGGCTGTCCTCTCAAAGCCTACATCAGCGGAAAGGAAATTCGGAATTCTATCAGAGTGCGACCATTCGTTTTGCATATCATGTATCAGAAATTGGCGCAGTAGTTCTCCAACTTCTGGGATTAATGTTAATTCTGCTGTAAGAACTTGCCCTATATGTCGAAGACTTTCATACTTCGTCATTCCTAGTGTCGTTTGGTATTCCTCGAGTGAGGAAAAACAAGATATTGTTCAGAGCTATAAGACAAGACTGAG GTCTATTGACTGCAAGCACTTTGACTTTGGAACTGGAACTTGTCCATTTGGGACAAGTTGCTTCTACAGG CATGCATTTAACGATGGTCGTCTTGAGGAAGTTGTTGTACGCCATGTTGGGGCTGATGATGGAGATACAGTGATCCCCAAAGATATAAG GATCTCCGACTTTCTTAACTTGCAGATAAGATGA